A genomic stretch from Onychostoma macrolepis isolate SWU-2019 chromosome 02, ASM1243209v1, whole genome shotgun sequence includes:
- the uggt1 gene encoding UDP-glucose:glycoprotein glucosyltransferase 1 isoform X1, whose translation MDHLYRPNMATHEADLEAGAGFCGKMWMLCVALLALGSVQSVNGDSKAVTTTLTTKWPSTPLLLEASEFLAEESQDKFWDFVEANQNIESDHDDTDLAYYDLILKRASVLLSPVQLNLLKFALSLRAYSSTIHSFQQIASNEPPPPGCKAFFNVHGQTSCDTERLKVMLDNAVERPKPYLFKGDHKFPSANPDAPVVILYAELGTKEFTRFHQLMLAKANKGLITYVLRHFLSNPSKGKVLLSGYGVELAIKNQEYKAKDDTQVQAGADMNATVIGENDPVDEVQGFLFGKLKTIYPELKEQLKELRKHLIESTNEMAPLKVWQMQDLSFQTAARILAAPSVDALNVMRDLSQNFPTKAMSITKTVVNSEIRKEIEENQKYFKGTLGLQPGDSALFINGLHIDLDVQDIFSVFDVLRNEARVMEGLRSLHIDTPYIHDILKLHVQPSDSDYAVDIRNPAVNWINNLETDGRYASWPSNVQELLRPTFPGVIRQIRKNFHNLVMILDPTHENTAELISVAEMFYSNNIPLRIGLVFVVNDSDEVDGMQDAGVALLRAFNYIADDVDSQMAFDAIVSMLNRVPSGGKLKVEHVVGVLEKRYPYVEISSILGPDSAYDNNRKEGKAYYEQTGVGPLPVVLYNGMPLQREQLDPDELETVVMHKILETTSFFQRTVYLGELNSDHDVVDFIMNQPNVVPRINSRILSTNRNYLDLSATNNHFIDEYARFLFLDTKDKNAAVANSMNYMTKKGMSTRDASDDGIIRPVTFWVVGDFDQPSGRQLLYDAIRHMKTSNNVRLGVINNPSENPSNEKSLIARAIWAAMQTQTANNAKNFITKMAKEETAQALYGGSDIAEFAVGGMDVPLFKSAYESPNVNFLLAHSAYCRDVLKLQKGQRAVISNGRIIGPLEEGEVFNQDDFLLLESIILKTSGERIKAKIQQLGMVEDRASDLVMKVDALLSSQPKGEARIEHTFAEDRYSAVKIRPKEEEVYFEVIAVLDPVTRDAQKLAPLLLVLKQLVNVNLRVFMNCQSKLSDLPLKSFYRYVLEPEVSFMADSSFAPGPMAKFLDMPHSLLFTLNLNTPESWMVESVHTRYDLDNIYLEEVDSVVAAEYELEYLLLEGHCFDVTTGQPPRGLQFTLGTASDPVIVDTIVMANLGYFQLKANPGAWILRLRKGRSDDIYKIYSHDGTDSPAEADDLIVVLNNFKSKIIKVKVQKKPDMIKEELLSDETHENDSGFWTSITRYKVLPFEFYCSSHLQYLSVNGYFFISFRGFTGGSKPEEPKQEKDDVINIFSVASGHLYERFLRIMMLSVLKHTKTPVKFWFLKNYLSPTFKEFIPYMAEKYGFQYELVQYKWPRWLHQQTEKQRIIWGYKILFLDVLFPLAVDKILFVDADQIVRTDLKELRDFDLEGAPYGYTPFCESRREMDGYRFWKSGYWASHLAGRKYHISALYVVDLKKFRKIAAGDRLRGQYQGLSQDPNSLSNLDQDLPNNMIHQVPIKSLPQEWLWCETWCDDTSKKKAKTIDLCNNPQTKEPKLQAAVRIVAEWSNYDQELKRIYNNFLEEKERGTTDSYQQTDRKHPGGDTHSEL comes from the exons ATGGACCACTTATACCGTCCAAACATGGCAACCCACGAAGCAGATTTAGAAGCCGGTGCTG GCTTTTGTGGGAAAATGTGGATGTTGTGTGTTGCACTGCTGGCTCTGGGCTCTGTCCAATCTGTCAATGGGGACTCAAAAGCTGTCACAACAACACTGACCACTAAATGGCCCTCTACACCACTCCTGCTGGAGGCCAG TGAGTTCCTTGCTGAAGAGAGTCAGGACAAGTTCTGGGACTTTGTGGAAGCCAATCAAAATATTGAAAGTGACCATGATG ACACAGATCTGGCATACTACGATCTGATCCTGAAGAGAGCCAGTGTGCTGCTGAGCCCAGTCCAACTAAACCTGCTGAAGTTCGCTTTATCTCTGAGAGCCTACTCATCCACCATCCATTCCTTCCAGCAG ATCGCCTCTAATGAGCCTCCTCCACCTGGCTGTAAAGCGTTCTTCAATGTACATGGACAGACGTCTTGTGATACAGAAAGACTTAAAGTCATGCTGGATAACGCTGTAGAACG GCCCAAGCCATACCTGTTCAAAGGCGATCACAAATTCCCCTCAGCCAATCCAGATGCACCGGTTGTGATTCTTTATGCTGAGCTGGGCACCAAAGAATTCACCAGATTCCATCAGCTGATGCTTGCCAAAGCCAACAAAGGCTTGATCACTTATGTTTTACGCCACTTTCTGTCT AACCCCAGCAAGGGTAAAGTGCTCCTGTCTGGATATGGAGTGGAACTGGCCATCAAAAACCAAGAGTACAAGGCCAAAGATGACACACAAGTTCAAG CTGGAGCTGATATGAATGCCACTGTAATAGGTGAAAACGATCCTGTGGATGAAGTCCAGGGCTTTCTGTTTGGCAAACTCAA GACCATTTATCCTGAACTTAAGGAACAGCTGAAGGAGCTCCGGAAGCATTTGATTGAGAGCACCAATGAGATGGCCCCACTTAAAGTCTGGCAGATGCAAG ATCTCAGCTTTCAGACTGCCGCCCGTATCCTGGCAGCTCCCTCTGTGGACGCTCTCAACGTCATGAGGGATTTGAGCCAGAACTTCCCCACCAAAGCCAT GTCCATAACAAAAACGGTTGTTAATTCAGAGATCCGGAAGGAGATTGAGGAAAATCAAAAG TATTTTAAAGGGACATTAGGTCTCCAGCCAGGGGACTCGGCTCTGTTTATCAATGGACTCCATATTGACCTGGATGTGCAGGATATTTTCAG CGTTTTTGACGTGTTGAGGAATGAGGCCAGGGTCATGGAGGGTTTACGTAGTCTGCACATAGACACTCCTTACATCCACGACATCCTCAAACTCCACGTCCAGCCCTCAGACTCTGACTACGCAGTGGACATCCGCAACCCTGCTGTTAAT tggATTAATAACCTGGAGACAGATGGCCGATATGCATCCTGGCCCTCCAATGTGCAGGAGCTGCTGCGGCCCACCTTTCCAGGAGTCATTCGACAGATCCGGAAAAACTTTCATAATCTG GTTATGATTCTGGATCCAACCCATGAGAACACGGCAGAGCTGATCAGCGTGGCTGAGATGTTTTACAGCAACAACATCCCACTCAG GATTGGGTTGGTGTTTGTGGTGAATGATTCTGATGAGGTTGATGGGATGCAGGATGCTGGTGTGGCTTTACTTCGAGCTTTCAACTACATCGCTGATGATGTTGACAGCCAGATGGCCTTCGATGCCATCGTATCT ATGTTGAACAGAGTTCCCAGTGGAGGCAAACTGAAGGTGGAGCATGTGGTGGGTGTGTTGGAAAAGAGATATCCCTATGTAGAGATCAGCAGCATCCTGGGGCCTGACTCTGCCTACGACAACAACAGAAAA GAGGGAAAGGCATATTATGAGCAGACTGGTGTTGGCCCATTGCCTGTGGTGTTGTATAATGGAATGCCTTTACAACGTGAGCAGTTAGACCCAGATGAACTTGAGACAGTCGTCATGCACAAGATCCTAGAGACCACCAGTTTTTTTCAGCGCACAGTCTACCTG GGTGAACTGAACAGTGACCATGATGTAGTGGATTTTATCATGAATCAGCCCAATGTGGTCCCACGAATCAATTCCAGAATCCTGAGCACCAACAGGAATTATCTGGACCTTTCTGCCACCA ACAATCATTTTATCGATGAATATGCACGTTTCCTTTTTCTGGACACCAAGGACAAGAACGCAGCGGTGGCCAACAGCATGAATTACATGACAAAGAAAG GGATGTCAACCAGGGATGCTTCTG ATGATGGCATCATCCGTCCGGTGACTTTCTGGGTAGTGGGAGACTTTGACCAGCCCTCAGGACGACAGCTGCTGTACGATGCTATACGTCACATG AAAACCAGTAATAACGTACGATTAGGAGTTATCAATAATCCAAGCGAGAACCCATCTAATGAGAAGAGCCTAATTGCTCGAGCCATATGGGCAGCCATGCAGACCCAAACCGCCAACAACGCCAAAAACTTCATCACCAAAATGGCTAAAGAAGAAACGGCACAGGCTCTTTACGGAGGGAGTGACATTGCAGAGTTTGCTGTCGGG GGCATGGATGTTCCTCTGTTTAAGAGTGCGTACGAGTCCCCTAATGTGAACTTCCTGTTGGCTCACTCTGCCTACTGTCGGGATGTCCTCAAACTGCAGAAGGGCCAGAGagctgtgatcagtaatggaAGA ATCATTGGTCCATTGGAAGAAGGGGAGGTCTTCAACCAGGATGATTTCCTGCTTCTGGAAAGCATTATCCTGAAGACATCAGGGGAGCGTATTAAGGCCAAAATTCAACAGCTGGGCATGGTAGAGGACAG AGCTAGTGATCTGGTGATGAAGGTGGATGCCCTGCTCTCCTCCCAACCCAAAGGTGAGGCGAGGATCGAGCACACGTTTGCAGAAGACAGATACAG CGCTGTAAAGATCAGACCAAAGGAAGAGGAAGTGTACTTCGAAGTCATAGCTGTTTTGGATCCAGTGACCAGAGATGCTCAGAAACTGGCACCCCTCCTTTTG GTGTTGAAGCAGCTGGTCAACGTCAACCTGCGAGTGTTCATGAACTGCCAGTCCAAGCTCTCTGACCTCCCACTGAAAAG TTTTTATCGATATGTTTTGGAGCCGGAGGTTTCGTTTATGGCAGATAGCAGCTTTGCCCCTGGTCCGATGGCTAAGTTCTTGGATATGCCACATTCGTTGTTGTTTACCCTCAACCTCAACACCCCCGAGAGCTGGATGGTTGAGTCTGTCCACACACGCTATGATTTGGATAACATCTACCTTGAAGAG GTTGACAGTGTCGTGGCCGCTGAGTACGAGTTGGAATATTTATTACTGGAGGGTCACTGTTTTGACGTAACGACAGGTCAGCCGCCCCGTGGGCTGCAGTTCACTCTGGGCACCGCCTCCGACCCTGTCATAGTCGACACCATAGTCATGGCCAACCTG GGTTATTTCCAACTAAAAGCAAACCCAGGAGCTTGGATTCTCAGACTGCGGAAAGGCAGGTCAGATGATATCTACAAAATCTACAG TCACGATGGCACAGACTCTCCAGCCGAAGCTGATGATTTAATTGTCGTCCTCAACAACTTCAAGAGCAAGATCATTAAAGTGAAA GTGCAGAAAAAGCCTGATATGATCAAAGAGGAGCTTCTTAGTGATGAAACCCACGAGAACGACTCTGGATTCTGGACATCTATAACCAGGTACAAAGTGTTGCCTTTTGAGTTCTACTGTAGCTCTCACTTACAGTATTTGTCTGTTAATGGTTATTTCTTTATCTCTTTCAGAGGATTTACTGGTGGTTCAAAGCCAGAAGAACCCAAACAGGAGAAAGATGACGTCATTAACATTTTTTCTGTGGCCTCTGGTCACCTGTATGAGAGGTTCCTCAG GATAATGATGCTGTCTGTGCTCAAACACACCAAGACACCCGTCAAGTTCTGGTTCCTCAAAAACTACCTGTCTCCTACTTTTAAG GAGTTTATTCCATATATGGCAGAGAAGTATGGTTTCCAGTATGAGCTGGTACAGTATAAATGGCCACGCTGGCTTCACCAGCAGACAGAAAAGCAAAGGATCATCTGGGGATATAAGATCCTCTTCCTCGATGTGCTCTTCCCCCTGGCTGTGGACAAGATCCTCTTTGTAGATGCGGATCAG ATAGTTCGCACAGACCTGAAGGAGCTGCGGGACTTTGATCTGGAGGGAGCGCCGTACGGTTATACGCCTTTCTGTGAAAGCCGAAGAGAGATGGATGGATACCGTTTCTGGAAGTCTGGCTACTGGGCCAGTCACTTGGCAGGACGCAAATACCACATCAG
- the uggt1 gene encoding UDP-glucose:glycoprotein glucosyltransferase 1 isoform X3 has product MWMLCVALLALGSVQSVNGDSKAVTTTLTTKWPSTPLLLEASEFLAEESQDKFWDFVEANQNIESDHDDTDLAYYDLILKRASVLLSPVQLNLLKFALSLRAYSSTIHSFQQIASNEPPPPGCKAFFNVHGQTSCDTERLKVMLDNAVERPKPYLFKGDHKFPSANPDAPVVILYAELGTKEFTRFHQLMLAKANKGLITYVLRHFLSNPSKGKVLLSGYGVELAIKNQEYKAKDDTQVQAGADMNATVIGENDPVDEVQGFLFGKLKTIYPELKEQLKELRKHLIESTNEMAPLKVWQMQDLSFQTAARILAAPSVDALNVMRDLSQNFPTKAMSITKTVVNSEIRKEIEENQKYFKGTLGLQPGDSALFINGLHIDLDVQDIFSVFDVLRNEARVMEGLRSLHIDTPYIHDILKLHVQPSDSDYAVDIRNPAVNWINNLETDGRYASWPSNVQELLRPTFPGVIRQIRKNFHNLVMILDPTHENTAELISVAEMFYSNNIPLRIGLVFVVNDSDEVDGMQDAGVALLRAFNYIADDVDSQMAFDAIVSMLNRVPSGGKLKVEHVVGVLEKRYPYVEISSILGPDSAYDNNRKEGKAYYEQTGVGPLPVVLYNGMPLQREQLDPDELETVVMHKILETTSFFQRTVYLGELNSDHDVVDFIMNQPNVVPRINSRILSTNRNYLDLSATNNHFIDEYARFLFLDTKDKNAAVANSMNYMTKKGMSTRDASDDGIIRPVTFWVVGDFDQPSGRQLLYDAIRHMKTSNNVRLGVINNPSENPSNEKSLIARAIWAAMQTQTANNAKNFITKMAKEETAQALYGGSDIAEFAVGGMDVPLFKSAYESPNVNFLLAHSAYCRDVLKLQKGQRAVISNGRIIGPLEEGEVFNQDDFLLLESIILKTSGERIKAKIQQLGMVEDRASDLVMKVDALLSSQPKGEARIEHTFAEDRYSAVKIRPKEEEVYFEVIAVLDPVTRDAQKLAPLLLVLKQLVNVNLRVFMNCQSKLSDLPLKSFYRYVLEPEVSFMADSSFAPGPMAKFLDMPHSLLFTLNLNTPESWMVESVHTRYDLDNIYLEEVDSVVAAEYELEYLLLEGHCFDVTTGQPPRGLQFTLGTASDPVIVDTIVMANLGYFQLKANPGAWILRLRKGRSDDIYKIYSHDGTDSPAEADDLIVVLNNFKSKIIKVKVQKKPDMIKEELLSDETHENDSGFWTSITRYKVLPFEFYCSSHLQYLSVNGYFFISFRGFTGGSKPEEPKQEKDDVINIFSVASGHLYERFLRIMMLSVLKHTKTPVKFWFLKNYLSPTFKEFIPYMAEKYGFQYELVQYKWPRWLHQQTEKQRIIWGYKILFLDVLFPLAVDKILFVDADQIVRTDLKELRDFDLEGAPYGYTPFCESRREMDGYRFWKSGYWASHLAGRKYHISALYVVDLKKFRKIAAGDRLRGQYQGLSQDPNSLSNLDQDLPNNMIHQVPIKSLPQEWLWCETWCDDTSKKKAKTIDLCNNPQTKEPKLQAAVRIVAEWSNYDQELKRIYNNFLEEKERGTTDSYQQTDRKHPGGDTHSEL; this is encoded by the exons ATGTGGATGTTGTGTGTTGCACTGCTGGCTCTGGGCTCTGTCCAATCTGTCAATGGGGACTCAAAAGCTGTCACAACAACACTGACCACTAAATGGCCCTCTACACCACTCCTGCTGGAGGCCAG TGAGTTCCTTGCTGAAGAGAGTCAGGACAAGTTCTGGGACTTTGTGGAAGCCAATCAAAATATTGAAAGTGACCATGATG ACACAGATCTGGCATACTACGATCTGATCCTGAAGAGAGCCAGTGTGCTGCTGAGCCCAGTCCAACTAAACCTGCTGAAGTTCGCTTTATCTCTGAGAGCCTACTCATCCACCATCCATTCCTTCCAGCAG ATCGCCTCTAATGAGCCTCCTCCACCTGGCTGTAAAGCGTTCTTCAATGTACATGGACAGACGTCTTGTGATACAGAAAGACTTAAAGTCATGCTGGATAACGCTGTAGAACG GCCCAAGCCATACCTGTTCAAAGGCGATCACAAATTCCCCTCAGCCAATCCAGATGCACCGGTTGTGATTCTTTATGCTGAGCTGGGCACCAAAGAATTCACCAGATTCCATCAGCTGATGCTTGCCAAAGCCAACAAAGGCTTGATCACTTATGTTTTACGCCACTTTCTGTCT AACCCCAGCAAGGGTAAAGTGCTCCTGTCTGGATATGGAGTGGAACTGGCCATCAAAAACCAAGAGTACAAGGCCAAAGATGACACACAAGTTCAAG CTGGAGCTGATATGAATGCCACTGTAATAGGTGAAAACGATCCTGTGGATGAAGTCCAGGGCTTTCTGTTTGGCAAACTCAA GACCATTTATCCTGAACTTAAGGAACAGCTGAAGGAGCTCCGGAAGCATTTGATTGAGAGCACCAATGAGATGGCCCCACTTAAAGTCTGGCAGATGCAAG ATCTCAGCTTTCAGACTGCCGCCCGTATCCTGGCAGCTCCCTCTGTGGACGCTCTCAACGTCATGAGGGATTTGAGCCAGAACTTCCCCACCAAAGCCAT GTCCATAACAAAAACGGTTGTTAATTCAGAGATCCGGAAGGAGATTGAGGAAAATCAAAAG TATTTTAAAGGGACATTAGGTCTCCAGCCAGGGGACTCGGCTCTGTTTATCAATGGACTCCATATTGACCTGGATGTGCAGGATATTTTCAG CGTTTTTGACGTGTTGAGGAATGAGGCCAGGGTCATGGAGGGTTTACGTAGTCTGCACATAGACACTCCTTACATCCACGACATCCTCAAACTCCACGTCCAGCCCTCAGACTCTGACTACGCAGTGGACATCCGCAACCCTGCTGTTAAT tggATTAATAACCTGGAGACAGATGGCCGATATGCATCCTGGCCCTCCAATGTGCAGGAGCTGCTGCGGCCCACCTTTCCAGGAGTCATTCGACAGATCCGGAAAAACTTTCATAATCTG GTTATGATTCTGGATCCAACCCATGAGAACACGGCAGAGCTGATCAGCGTGGCTGAGATGTTTTACAGCAACAACATCCCACTCAG GATTGGGTTGGTGTTTGTGGTGAATGATTCTGATGAGGTTGATGGGATGCAGGATGCTGGTGTGGCTTTACTTCGAGCTTTCAACTACATCGCTGATGATGTTGACAGCCAGATGGCCTTCGATGCCATCGTATCT ATGTTGAACAGAGTTCCCAGTGGAGGCAAACTGAAGGTGGAGCATGTGGTGGGTGTGTTGGAAAAGAGATATCCCTATGTAGAGATCAGCAGCATCCTGGGGCCTGACTCTGCCTACGACAACAACAGAAAA GAGGGAAAGGCATATTATGAGCAGACTGGTGTTGGCCCATTGCCTGTGGTGTTGTATAATGGAATGCCTTTACAACGTGAGCAGTTAGACCCAGATGAACTTGAGACAGTCGTCATGCACAAGATCCTAGAGACCACCAGTTTTTTTCAGCGCACAGTCTACCTG GGTGAACTGAACAGTGACCATGATGTAGTGGATTTTATCATGAATCAGCCCAATGTGGTCCCACGAATCAATTCCAGAATCCTGAGCACCAACAGGAATTATCTGGACCTTTCTGCCACCA ACAATCATTTTATCGATGAATATGCACGTTTCCTTTTTCTGGACACCAAGGACAAGAACGCAGCGGTGGCCAACAGCATGAATTACATGACAAAGAAAG GGATGTCAACCAGGGATGCTTCTG ATGATGGCATCATCCGTCCGGTGACTTTCTGGGTAGTGGGAGACTTTGACCAGCCCTCAGGACGACAGCTGCTGTACGATGCTATACGTCACATG AAAACCAGTAATAACGTACGATTAGGAGTTATCAATAATCCAAGCGAGAACCCATCTAATGAGAAGAGCCTAATTGCTCGAGCCATATGGGCAGCCATGCAGACCCAAACCGCCAACAACGCCAAAAACTTCATCACCAAAATGGCTAAAGAAGAAACGGCACAGGCTCTTTACGGAGGGAGTGACATTGCAGAGTTTGCTGTCGGG GGCATGGATGTTCCTCTGTTTAAGAGTGCGTACGAGTCCCCTAATGTGAACTTCCTGTTGGCTCACTCTGCCTACTGTCGGGATGTCCTCAAACTGCAGAAGGGCCAGAGagctgtgatcagtaatggaAGA ATCATTGGTCCATTGGAAGAAGGGGAGGTCTTCAACCAGGATGATTTCCTGCTTCTGGAAAGCATTATCCTGAAGACATCAGGGGAGCGTATTAAGGCCAAAATTCAACAGCTGGGCATGGTAGAGGACAG AGCTAGTGATCTGGTGATGAAGGTGGATGCCCTGCTCTCCTCCCAACCCAAAGGTGAGGCGAGGATCGAGCACACGTTTGCAGAAGACAGATACAG CGCTGTAAAGATCAGACCAAAGGAAGAGGAAGTGTACTTCGAAGTCATAGCTGTTTTGGATCCAGTGACCAGAGATGCTCAGAAACTGGCACCCCTCCTTTTG GTGTTGAAGCAGCTGGTCAACGTCAACCTGCGAGTGTTCATGAACTGCCAGTCCAAGCTCTCTGACCTCCCACTGAAAAG TTTTTATCGATATGTTTTGGAGCCGGAGGTTTCGTTTATGGCAGATAGCAGCTTTGCCCCTGGTCCGATGGCTAAGTTCTTGGATATGCCACATTCGTTGTTGTTTACCCTCAACCTCAACACCCCCGAGAGCTGGATGGTTGAGTCTGTCCACACACGCTATGATTTGGATAACATCTACCTTGAAGAG GTTGACAGTGTCGTGGCCGCTGAGTACGAGTTGGAATATTTATTACTGGAGGGTCACTGTTTTGACGTAACGACAGGTCAGCCGCCCCGTGGGCTGCAGTTCACTCTGGGCACCGCCTCCGACCCTGTCATAGTCGACACCATAGTCATGGCCAACCTG GGTTATTTCCAACTAAAAGCAAACCCAGGAGCTTGGATTCTCAGACTGCGGAAAGGCAGGTCAGATGATATCTACAAAATCTACAG TCACGATGGCACAGACTCTCCAGCCGAAGCTGATGATTTAATTGTCGTCCTCAACAACTTCAAGAGCAAGATCATTAAAGTGAAA GTGCAGAAAAAGCCTGATATGATCAAAGAGGAGCTTCTTAGTGATGAAACCCACGAGAACGACTCTGGATTCTGGACATCTATAACCAGGTACAAAGTGTTGCCTTTTGAGTTCTACTGTAGCTCTCACTTACAGTATTTGTCTGTTAATGGTTATTTCTTTATCTCTTTCAGAGGATTTACTGGTGGTTCAAAGCCAGAAGAACCCAAACAGGAGAAAGATGACGTCATTAACATTTTTTCTGTGGCCTCTGGTCACCTGTATGAGAGGTTCCTCAG GATAATGATGCTGTCTGTGCTCAAACACACCAAGACACCCGTCAAGTTCTGGTTCCTCAAAAACTACCTGTCTCCTACTTTTAAG GAGTTTATTCCATATATGGCAGAGAAGTATGGTTTCCAGTATGAGCTGGTACAGTATAAATGGCCACGCTGGCTTCACCAGCAGACAGAAAAGCAAAGGATCATCTGGGGATATAAGATCCTCTTCCTCGATGTGCTCTTCCCCCTGGCTGTGGACAAGATCCTCTTTGTAGATGCGGATCAG ATAGTTCGCACAGACCTGAAGGAGCTGCGGGACTTTGATCTGGAGGGAGCGCCGTACGGTTATACGCCTTTCTGTGAAAGCCGAAGAGAGATGGATGGATACCGTTTCTGGAAGTCTGGCTACTGGGCCAGTCACTTGGCAGGACGCAAATACCACATCAG